TTCAGTTGAGGATACCTGTATTTGTGAATGTTCACGAATCAATTCAGGTGGAGAGAATCGATCTTTGGACTCATGAAGAAGTGTATCTGAAGTTAATGTGGCACTCCCAGTATCAAAGTAGCTTTCAGGCTCCTCATGAATGGTTAGGTGGCATGGGCTTGGTTGGGTGTCAATCATTCCTTCTGTAATGGTAATTTTGTCACTAAAAACAACTGTGTCTTGTGGATTTGAGTTTGCGGTTTTGTCTTCTGGAAGTCTCTCAGCAGTTGTTTGACTTTCCTTTTGTGAACATTTGTTGAGAAATTCAGGAGCGCCATTCTGGTGGTCTTTGACTTCTTTGGACTGAGATGTAGCATATCCCTGGCTGTCCATGTGTTTATCTGATGTCTGGGACTCAGTCACTTCAGAAATACACAGATTCTGCTCCAGCGGTCTATCTTTCGGTTCCAAAGTCAAAGGGTTGCCATCTACGCCATAAACAGACCTGGTTTCAGGCCCTGATAGCTTAGTAAGACGACTGTCTGTGTCATTTTGAACTAGGTTTGAGGGGCATCCTTTATCATCTGCGTTGCAGACTGGCTCACTTTCACTGACACCAGTTTTTGTTTCATCACACTGCTTTGACAGATGCTTCATCATGGGATTGAGATTCTCAGGTCTTGAGATGTTATCAGTTGAAACCGATAATGAGACTGCAAGTACTGTTCTATCTGCCTGCATTGGAATGTCAAGTTCCTTGTTGTTGTTCTGAGAGCTGCCATCTTTTCTAGCCTTTTGAAACTTGATGCTTTCATCTGTGTGAGGAAATGAAATGCATGCATCATTATAAGAGAAAAATTAGAAGTACAGGTAAGCTTGATAAAGAAGCTCCAGTAACCACCTCCCTGTACTTCACATCATTCTGTATAAAATATTAGTTATAGTGGCGCCAAGCATGGCTGGAGAAGACAACTGTGCACTCTTTCTTACTTACCTGGAATGCCTTTATCAGGGTGAAACATTGGTTCATGGCTATCATGAGGACTAATAAGACTCTCCTCAAGATCTTCATGGAGACTGCTCACCTTCACAAGGTTAACCTTATTAGATGTTGTACAAAGATCATTATCTTGATCTTTTATGGGaacctgtgataaaagaccccaaaGTTCAATTAGAATTTAGATCACTTAATAGAtcaaatactattttaaaattgttaaatttagACCTATTTATCCATGTCCAATCTACAAGCATATTAAACAGTCACTGGTTATGAATGTATACGTAATCATCCAACCTCAGAGCTATGAATTTCTTTGGCTTTATGAACGTCAGAAATAGACAGCTGTTTGTGCTCTTCTTGAAGTTGATTAAATGCCTCTTTTACGGCTTGCAGCTCTTCTTGACCAGACTCCGTTGACATTTGCATCCGCAGAATCTGTGTGAGAACACCAATATtcacttttaaaaaattaaattaaataaaatgacaatttttataaaaaatgatcaGTCTCAATTCCAGAtcatttgtttttgtgtcatCTCATCGTCACCTCGTTTTCCCAAGCAAGTTTAGAATTTTGGTATTCATCTCTCAAGTGAGCAAAGCTGTCGTCTTTTTCTTTAGTCCTCTCTTGGTTCAATTCATGTTCTGTTTTAAGGACCTGCAATGAAATTAATCACctagaaaatatttaatgcaataataaatttttatgtgtttatttaaccTAGACAGAGGATTCTAAACAGATGGAGAGGCCAATACAAATCAGTTGGCTTTTGTCATGTTAATAATGGTTTTAATCAGTGAATGACTAAGTGAATTAAATAGAGGAATGGGGAGAATAAAAGAGAAGGAGGCTGTAAACGGACATTAAACACACTTACTATTATTGAGTTGCACTTCATGTGTTGTAAATGTACAAAAGTGGTTATCAGTTCATTCAATCAATTTTACGAGTACTAGGTGATCACTGTTTACTCCTGAATATGTATACCTTATTAAGTTTATCATTTTAAGAAAATTCAATTACAATAAATATCTGGAAAAAGCTGACAGATTTAGcttttttgtgagtgtgtgtgtgtgtgtgtataaactagttaattgtcttttaatttgctaattttatttattgtttattttaatcacattattaATATGCGAATTGTAACTGAAGTCTGtttgttagtttaaaaaaaaaacaaaaaattacatttacaaaaattgtaaaagcaaaaatagttgctttttttgtgtgtcaggTTAAAAGTGATACTGCTGGTGGAGTTGGGTTTTGGGAAGCCTGACCTGATACTCCTCACGGAGTTTGCGAAGCTCCTGCTCTACTCGACTCAGAGCTTCTGTCTGTCTCTGCAGCAAACTCTGATTCTGGTGGAAGGATCTCAATacctcctgacacacacacacacacgcgtactTCATTTTATCCAAGTGTGAAGTCTGATGTTACCTTTGTTAAATGATACGAACGCACAAAAGGTCCTGCTTTTTCTGAAGGGCTTACTTACCTGCTTCTCTGCCCTTTCTGTGGCCATTTCATTTCTcagttttttgttaatttctgTTTCCTAAAGACAAAGTTTAACATTCACAGACATCCTGGTATCACCTTTTATGTTCAACAAACCTAAAGAGATTCTACCACAAGGAGTTGCTGCCGAAGCAGTTGAAACTCTTGCTCTTTTAGAACATTCTGTAAACGTTCCTCTCCAGGTTTGCAGACAGACGACACTCTTAATGTGACCAGCTCTTTGTTGATGCTCTCCAAAtcctaaatatgaaataaaaggtGCAACAATTTGTGACACAGTGatgattcaaatcaaatcaattaaCAAAGCGATAGGAATATAGTCAATGGCACaacaatgacttttttttatacCTCTTTCAAGGCTTTAATCGAAGATTCTTGTTTTTCATTGATGGATGTGAGCTTTTTATTCATTTGCATGGCCtcttcaactaaaaaaaaaaaaaaaaaaaagtcctttctTTTAGGATTCATCTTTTAACATCAAATCTATCAAAAgtgaataaagaaaaattatgaaTACCAGACTGAATGTTTTCCAGCTCTTTTAAATTAGCTGGAgcatttaaacacaaaatataatcAGGTTTACACCCATGACTCAACATAaagtaaattagttttttttttccactaagaCAGACAATGTCTGTCAGTCGTACCATTTTGCTCGAGTTTGTCATGGGCCTGTTTGACCATGGCACACTGTCTGGAGATGGCGGCGAAACGCCTCTCCACTTCTCCCAGCTGGTTCAGGTGGCTGTCTTTCGTTTGTGTCTGCAGCTGCAACTTTTGCTcctgaaaagtttaaaaacacattgTCCTCCCTTCTAAGAGGAATATCCCCATTCGGCCATACAAGTAATAACTGTTCTTCTTCTCGGCAAGGGCAGACCGTGAATATATACCGCATCGGAGAGTTTGAAGACCTTTGTTTAACATCTCGGCTGAATGCTCCTTTCTGCTAGATAAGGAGTCAACTTCCAAACATGCCTGAGGGGCTTTTATGTGAACTGCAGCCCGTTACTGTTTGATTGTCTGTATCAAACTGATTCCCCTCTGCGCCATCGAAAGGTTAAACAGAGCGCGGCTccgatataaaatattttaatagtgatATTTTCACAGCGGCGCTGGCTGTTCACGTGTCACGCCCTCCCTATCCGTTACTCCTGATGATCCGCTCTCCCTCTCAGTTCCTCCTCTTTAATTCGTCCCACTCCCACTTGCCTCTGTCAACAATTTATATAATTGGAAATCCTTACCAGCTCGCCTAATTTCTTCTCCGAACTGTACCTGAGCAACTGTAAGACAGtggtaaaagaagaagaaagtggTTTAGTGAGTTGTTTTCACTGAAAGACCACAGAGTGACCAGAGTCCGTGCTGTGTGGATTGAAGATAACAGCTGAAACTCTTTACACTGAagtagaaataatttaaatgtcactttattattatttaaatacaatatttttatatcacattaGTAAACATGGAAACAAAAAGGCACATAAAAGAGCAAAGAGTGTTTAGATATGAATCAAACTGCATTATCAAATAAAAGGGTGACAAGGGCCTTTCTCAGACAACCTACGGGTTTGATGGACCATAGGAGAAACCATGCATCACCCGTGTGACATCATTTATCTGACAACACCAAATAGACCTACACAGACCCCCACTCAAAGGTCAGCGATGAGATGGATTTTCCcactgttttatgtatttgtccCTAAAGCAAGAGAGAGGTATGGAAGATCTGGTGATGTAAAGGTGTGTGTTGTTATTTTAGTGACTTTGTCTACCTGCAGCTGTTTTAGTTCTTCTTTGAGGCTGATGATCTCTTTGTCTTTCAGCTCCGCAGCCAGCTGGGTTTTACCCTTTAAGAGGTCATTAGTCCAGCGatgattaattcatatttttaataaagttactGTTTAATAAGAAACAGATGAAAAATGTAGATATAAATTGACCAACCTTTTCTCCCTCAATTTTCCGGATTTGGGCCTGAAACTTTAAATTAGacgaaattatatatatatgctaagttttcatatatttttctaaatatacttcttcttcttatttttttttattattattgattgatGTCTTACACACATAGGTTGAGTGTGATGTCATACCTGCTTTCTTAAAGCGGCAAGTGACTCTGAATTTTCGTTCGACATTCTAGAAATCTGACTTTGTAAAGACTCCTGAAAAATAAGAAGCTGTTAATACTGACCAACCTTAGCCGTATAAATGGTTTTACATCTATGATGTCCTCAAAATCATTCCCTTTTGcaaaagtgtaaaaatgtaaaaatatttatatttttttaaataatggaatCTTAGtaagttaatgaaaaaaaaaaaaaaacctgaaacatTTTGATCATTCCTAACAAACCTTATTCCATTCCAACTCCTGCTTCTCCAGCACAAGTTTACACATCTGCTCCTCATATCTTGTTTCAGCATCCTGCAtccaaaatgtatgtaaataataataagaagaaaggATCATATAGAATTCAGCTATCGGAACATCAGAGAGGAGATTTTCACATAAACCGATCGTGGTCCTGCTTTTATCTAGGACTGCAGGTTTAACTCAGTGGGTTTCTACATATTGCCTTTTATTTGCATGTAGGAGTTTATTTACCTTTTCCTAATAAAGTGTGCTACCTATAGTTAACTTTTCATGGAAGGacattaaattgaaaaaatgGGATTTGAAAGTTTAAAAAAGCACTATAATTAGTGGGTCGTCATGTGAATCTTTCAGGACATAAACTGACTGCATTCGTGATTGGATAAAATCGAATAAAACATAGGACACGTTAAATGTGTTGAAATCAAACAACAGCATGCAAGATCTCACTCTAGACTAGTGTCATGCATCAGGACAATGCACTTTCAGCAGCTGGATGTTCAGATTTCCTGTATCTGGCAAAACGGCTGACAACATCGCAAGCTAATACAGTCATTTTAATGGAGCACACTTTGCACTCTCTTAAAAGAACATGAGAAGTGACGGCATTCAGCTGAGTGTGTTTGTCTGGCAGGAAATCCTCCATCTTAACCCCGGCCCTATAAACCAGAGAACTACAAAGTGTTAGTTTAATGGCATGCCTGAGGATCACATTGATTTAATGTCTTTGTTCCCCACCAAcatcataataacaataaaacacgagagatacaattgtttatttttgctcGTACAACCTTTAAACATGTCCAGTGTGGGGCTTTAAGTGCTTTGCTCGAGGGTACCAGTCGTGCAAGCAAATATGTGAATTTGTCAGGTCCTGCTGCATGACCCCATTCTAATGTAAGTGTAACTTCTGCTGGCTTATATCCAGAAGGACAGAAAGTGCTGCTTGCTTTTTCGTCTTCTGAATGCTCATGACACTCCTCCCCCAAAAAAATGACATTCCTCAATGTAAAAATAGAGCCATCATGCCATTCAGATTCTAATAGGCTGACATTCTTAATATACGGAGATGCAATTTAGTGgccttttttaaagaatatctctttgggtttgaggctttagtctttgcaactttagggatcttatctgttCACGAACAGCTTTTATCACTCTTggaacttgaaatcgcatcacatgactcctttaaaaaaacaacaacgaaatAAACATGGTTTTCCCAATCTCTTGCTTTGTTTTCTCACACGAGAGGTTAAAAGTAAGACCCCATACCCTGTGAATATGCAGCTCTTCGACCGCCTCCAGGAGACTTGTTTTCAATTCCAGTACTTGCAGTGAGATGGTACGCCCGTCATTCTCTACAGCGATGTTTGGGGTCTTCGGTTGGCTGAGGGCACCTTTATCTTCCATCTACAGACAAGAACAGCAAGAGTGTGTAAATCTTGTGGTTTTATTTGCATATGATTAAAAACTCATCACTCTACTTTGGAATATTTCCACTTACCAAGGAGAAAAGCTCTGTTCCAGAGTCCACACTCGACTCCATGGCACTTgggaagataaaaaataaaaaaaacattacattaaacaatCTAAACAGAACCTAAAGATCAAATTTGCTATTCAATTTTGGTATATAAAACAGCAGGCAGCAGCAATaagattaaatacataaatgtttgataaatcatttaactaatagaaattattataatgaaattataaatgtattattatgaaattattatgtttttacttTAGAAAACTTCATGGATATGATTTTAGCCCAATTGCAGGCTGTCTGAGGCTGCGAATCAACATCCACATTAACATAAAATTCAAGTGTGGTTTTGCTTCAAccaatttcatataatttagattatattacagtttttagtaatatatatatattttttctgtttttgtatttttccttttaatttgagttaaagttttaataattttgctgtgtgtttttttttttgtcatttttattcaagtttttaaatctgtttttattcatttttattacttttttattactatGGATCCCCATTCTGCCacaggataaaaataaaaaaggtaactgtGACTTTGCTTCtcacagatatttttttatttaacaacagaatagcaagaaaaaaaatcataattgtgagacataaacagagaattgccagagaaaacatctgaattgtgagataaaaatgacccttttatattttttatcttgcGGCAAAAAAGCAGTCTTctatatatttcagtacatccagttaaagtaaatgaaaataataataaaaaataaaaatgttgcctaGAAAAAATATCTGGAAATAATTGTTTAACTTTTTATATGTTTTCATTTCAGTCAACAGTTACTTTgtcaattaatgaaaaataaattatacaaaagtaatactgaaaaatatttttttattatttttattgatatgctttcagtttttttaacttattatagttaaaaaaaggCCGTTGTGATCCTGGTTGATCACAAGTGCACATATCAGCTCTAAACAGAGCTCATCCCATCAGAATTTAGAGCTAGAACTATAGGTCTTATCGTACTGCATATGACAAAAACAATTCACCTACATAAATTTTGCCTCATAAGAATATATAAGTCATAGCTATAGACAAAGTTCAAGCCGTTGCATcagaaaaagcattttaaatcccATCTCGAACCTATGAAGGTGAAAATGGCATCATGGTGAGAGTGTAGGCTAATAG
The sequence above is drawn from the Carassius gibelio isolate Cgi1373 ecotype wild population from Czech Republic chromosome B25, carGib1.2-hapl.c, whole genome shotgun sequence genome and encodes:
- the LOC128014277 gene encoding coiled-coil domain-containing protein 73 — protein: MESSVDSGTELFSLMEDKGALSQPKTPNIAVENDGRTISLQVLELKTSLLEAVEELHIHRDAETRYEEQMCKLVLEKQELEWNKESLQSQISRMSNENSESLAALRKQFQAQIRKIEGEKGKTQLAAELKDKEIISLKEELKQLQLLRYSSEKKLGELEQKLQLQTQTKDSHLNQLGEVERRFAAISRQCAMVKQAHDKLEQNVEEAMQMNKKLTSINEKQESSIKALKEDLESINKELVTLRVSSVCKPGEERLQNVLKEQEFQLLRQQLLVETEINKKLRNEMATERAEKQEVLRSFHQNQSLLQRQTEALSRVEQELRKLREEYQVLKTEHELNQERTKEKDDSFAHLRDEYQNSKLAWENEILRMQMSTESGQEELQAVKEAFNQLQEEHKQLSISDVHKAKEIHSSEVPIKDQDNDLCTTSNKVNLVKVSSLHEDLEESLISPHDSHEPMFHPDKGIPDESIKFQKARKDGSSQNNNKELDIPMQADRTVLAVSLSVSTDNISRPENLNPMMKHLSKQCDETKTGVSESEPVCNADDKGCPSNLVQNDTDSRLTKLSGPETRSVYGVDGNPLTLEPKDRPLEQNLCISEVTESQTSDKHMDSQGYATSQSKEVKDHQNGAPEFLNKCSQKESQTTAERLPEDKTANSNPQDTVVFSDKITITEGMIDTQPSPCHLTIHEEPESYFDTGSATLTSDTLLHESKDRFSPPELIREHSQIQVSSTEISFYNVVNKLESKELLFIDQTTSVTGVDTVEDISENNDQNNDSEPLRSQQIEMGVSKCTEEAKITNPEQDPSSPGSTIPNDQSDVDQKSIPVLDTLNHPGNRRYQSSFAWDTFMKGKKMPHPTPLKTELWSSGFHELVSPFCDPIFMKNKLPKTAMMKTPDRPETPSKRQGEWNAIKQSFSEMLSEKENQVLIPYSSTLSGSPTSSSVGNGLRQNSTPTVPPPKLQSMEKPNRPIASNSEGKEERKQSDIMTQIAKIEEFMSAEGLMPPKRLKTD